One part of the Sciurus carolinensis chromosome 6, mSciCar1.2, whole genome shotgun sequence genome encodes these proteins:
- the Nkd2 gene encoding protein naked cuticle homolog 2 isoform X1, which translates to MGKFQSKHAATACKRRESPEGDSFVVSASASGRKGAEEVERRAGGGVERRAQDKQELPSGDPKDGPFREDQGLLEVALPSKKAEGRECPGQLFGVDAGERAANREGLRGLGRKHLNIDQALQCDVSVEEDNRQEWTFTLYDFDNSGKVTREDMSSLMHTIYEVVGASVNHSSGSSKALRVKLTVSPEPASKRKECPPASQDWEPSRSRTEIELAEDARVADKRLSAHLRPLLSAPCRRPSTEPQPCPVQGPYCVDENTERRNHYLDLAGIENYTSKSGPGLPEQARQAPQGRAAHLQSRSHSQGPDTHAAHHRRSQVLTDHTVPVAEPMVRVLDMQPRLKGQEKQFLRSPKGPGKPLGLAVSSKPGKVLSYYLPATPTPQATQDGPHLPQPPPQPPPQPFGHKRHRQKGREGPSPLKAPHSQPLVEPEAARELPPMPGAEACVAPMVQRHEHQHQHQHHHHHHHHHHFLPS; encoded by the exons ATGGGGAAATTTCAGTCCAAGCACG CCGCCACAGCCTGCAAGCGGAGAGAGAGCCCCGAAG GGGACAGCTTCGTGGTGTCTGCGTCCGCGAGCGGCCGCAAAGGCGCGGAGGAGGTGGAGCGGCGCGCTGGCGGCGGCGTGGAGCGCCGCGCACAGGACAAGCAG gAGCTGCCCAGTGGGGACCCCAAGGATGGACCTTTCCGGGAGGACCAGGGTCTCCTAGAAG TAGCTCTCCCCTCCAAGAAGGCCGAGGGCCGCGAGTGCCCAGGACAGCTCTTCGGCGTGGACGCAGGGGAGAGAGCGGCGAATCGCGAGGGCTTGCGAGGACTGGGCAGGAAGCACCTGAATATTGAT CAGGCCCTTCAGTGTGATGTCTCAGTGGAGGAGGACAACCGCCAGGAGTGGACATTCACGCTCTATGACTTTGACAACAGTGGGAAGGTCACCAGGGAG GACATGTCCAGTCTGATGCACACCATCTACGAGGTCGTCGGTGCCTCCGTCAACCACTCTTCAGGCAGTAGCAAGGCCCTCCGTGTGAAGCTGACCGTCAGCCCTGAGCCTGCTAGCAAGAGGAAGGAGTGTCCTCCCGCCAGCCAGG ACTGGGAGCCCAGCCGCAGCCGGACAGAGATCGAGCTTGCTGAGGACGCCCGGGTGGCGGACAAGCGGCTGTCTGCCCACCTCAG gcccctcctctctgccccatGCAGGAGGCCCAGCAcggagccccagccctgccccgtGCAGGGGCCCTACTGCGTGGACGAGAACACCGAGCGCAGAAACCACTACCTGGACCTCGCTGGGATCGAGAACTACACGTCCAAGTCGGGCCCAG GGCTGCCGGAGCAGGCGAGGCAGGCGCCGCAGGGCAGGGCCGCACACCTCCAGAGCAGGTCCCACTCCCAGGGGCCGGACACCCACGCCGCGCATCACCGCAGGTCCCAGGTGCTGACCGACCACACCGTGCCAGTGGCCGAGCCCATGGTGCGGGTCCTGGACATGCAGCCCCGGCTGAAGGGGCAGGAGAAGCAGTTCCTCAGGTCCCCCAAGGGTCCAGGGAAGCCACTGGGGCTGGCGGTCAGCAGCAAGCCGGGGAAGGTCCTCAGCTACTACCTGCCGGCCACCCCGACCCCTCAGGCCACGCAGGATGGCCCCCACCTCCCACAGCCCCCTCCACAGCCCCCACCACAGCCCTTCGGCCACAAGCGGCACCGACAGAAGGGCAGGGAGGGCCCCTCGCCGCTCAAGGCCCCGCACAGCCAGCCTCTGGTGGAGCCGGAGGCTGCGCGGGAACTGCCGCCCATGCCGGGGGCCGAGGCCTGCGTGGCTCCCATGGTCCAGCGACAtgagcaccagcaccagcaccagcaccaccaccaccaccaccaccaccaccacttccTGCCCTCCTAG
- the Nkd2 gene encoding protein naked cuticle homolog 2 isoform X4, with protein sequence MGKFQSKHAATACKRRESPEGDSFVVSASASGRKGAEEVERRAGGGVERRAQDKQELPSGDPKDGPFREDQGLLEVALPSKKAEGRECPGQLFGVDAGERAANREGLRGLGRKHLNIDQALQCDVSVEEDNRQEWTFTLYDFDNSGKVTREDMSSLMHTIYEVVGASVNHSSGSSKALRVKLTVSPEPASKRKECPPASQDWEPSRSRTEIELAEDARVADKRLSAHLRRPSTEPQPCPVQGPYCVDENTERRNHYLDLAGIENYTSKSGPGLPEQARQAPQGRAAHLQSRSHSQGPDTHAAHHRRSQVLTDHTVPVAEPMVRVLDMQPRLKGQEKQFLRSPKGPGKPLGLAVSSKPGKVLSYYLPATPTPQATQDGPHLPQPPPQPPPQPFGHKRHRQKGREGPSPLKAPHSQPLVEPEAARELPPMPGAEACVAPMVQRHEHQHQHQHHHHHHHHHHFLPS encoded by the exons ATGGGGAAATTTCAGTCCAAGCACG CCGCCACAGCCTGCAAGCGGAGAGAGAGCCCCGAAG GGGACAGCTTCGTGGTGTCTGCGTCCGCGAGCGGCCGCAAAGGCGCGGAGGAGGTGGAGCGGCGCGCTGGCGGCGGCGTGGAGCGCCGCGCACAGGACAAGCAG gAGCTGCCCAGTGGGGACCCCAAGGATGGACCTTTCCGGGAGGACCAGGGTCTCCTAGAAG TAGCTCTCCCCTCCAAGAAGGCCGAGGGCCGCGAGTGCCCAGGACAGCTCTTCGGCGTGGACGCAGGGGAGAGAGCGGCGAATCGCGAGGGCTTGCGAGGACTGGGCAGGAAGCACCTGAATATTGAT CAGGCCCTTCAGTGTGATGTCTCAGTGGAGGAGGACAACCGCCAGGAGTGGACATTCACGCTCTATGACTTTGACAACAGTGGGAAGGTCACCAGGGAG GACATGTCCAGTCTGATGCACACCATCTACGAGGTCGTCGGTGCCTCCGTCAACCACTCTTCAGGCAGTAGCAAGGCCCTCCGTGTGAAGCTGACCGTCAGCCCTGAGCCTGCTAGCAAGAGGAAGGAGTGTCCTCCCGCCAGCCAGG ACTGGGAGCCCAGCCGCAGCCGGACAGAGATCGAGCTTGCTGAGGACGCCCGGGTGGCGGACAAGCGGCTGTCTGCCCACCTCAG GAGGCCCAGCAcggagccccagccctgccccgtGCAGGGGCCCTACTGCGTGGACGAGAACACCGAGCGCAGAAACCACTACCTGGACCTCGCTGGGATCGAGAACTACACGTCCAAGTCGGGCCCAG GGCTGCCGGAGCAGGCGAGGCAGGCGCCGCAGGGCAGGGCCGCACACCTCCAGAGCAGGTCCCACTCCCAGGGGCCGGACACCCACGCCGCGCATCACCGCAGGTCCCAGGTGCTGACCGACCACACCGTGCCAGTGGCCGAGCCCATGGTGCGGGTCCTGGACATGCAGCCCCGGCTGAAGGGGCAGGAGAAGCAGTTCCTCAGGTCCCCCAAGGGTCCAGGGAAGCCACTGGGGCTGGCGGTCAGCAGCAAGCCGGGGAAGGTCCTCAGCTACTACCTGCCGGCCACCCCGACCCCTCAGGCCACGCAGGATGGCCCCCACCTCCCACAGCCCCCTCCACAGCCCCCACCACAGCCCTTCGGCCACAAGCGGCACCGACAGAAGGGCAGGGAGGGCCCCTCGCCGCTCAAGGCCCCGCACAGCCAGCCTCTGGTGGAGCCGGAGGCTGCGCGGGAACTGCCGCCCATGCCGGGGGCCGAGGCCTGCGTGGCTCCCATGGTCCAGCGACAtgagcaccagcaccagcaccagcaccaccaccaccaccaccaccaccaccacttccTGCCCTCCTAG
- the Nkd2 gene encoding protein naked cuticle homolog 2 isoform X2 produces MGKFQSKHAATACKRRESPEGDSFVVSASASGRKGAEEVERRAGGGVERRAQDKQELPSGDPKDGPFREDQGLLEVALPSKKAEGRECPGQLFGVDAGERAANREGLRGLGRKHLNIDALQCDVSVEEDNRQEWTFTLYDFDNSGKVTREDMSSLMHTIYEVVGASVNHSSGSSKALRVKLTVSPEPASKRKECPPASQDWEPSRSRTEIELAEDARVADKRLSAHLRPLLSAPCRRPSTEPQPCPVQGPYCVDENTERRNHYLDLAGIENYTSKSGPGLPEQARQAPQGRAAHLQSRSHSQGPDTHAAHHRRSQVLTDHTVPVAEPMVRVLDMQPRLKGQEKQFLRSPKGPGKPLGLAVSSKPGKVLSYYLPATPTPQATQDGPHLPQPPPQPPPQPFGHKRHRQKGREGPSPLKAPHSQPLVEPEAARELPPMPGAEACVAPMVQRHEHQHQHQHHHHHHHHHHFLPS; encoded by the exons ATGGGGAAATTTCAGTCCAAGCACG CCGCCACAGCCTGCAAGCGGAGAGAGAGCCCCGAAG GGGACAGCTTCGTGGTGTCTGCGTCCGCGAGCGGCCGCAAAGGCGCGGAGGAGGTGGAGCGGCGCGCTGGCGGCGGCGTGGAGCGCCGCGCACAGGACAAGCAG gAGCTGCCCAGTGGGGACCCCAAGGATGGACCTTTCCGGGAGGACCAGGGTCTCCTAGAAG TAGCTCTCCCCTCCAAGAAGGCCGAGGGCCGCGAGTGCCCAGGACAGCTCTTCGGCGTGGACGCAGGGGAGAGAGCGGCGAATCGCGAGGGCTTGCGAGGACTGGGCAGGAAGCACCTGAATATTGAT GCCCTTCAGTGTGATGTCTCAGTGGAGGAGGACAACCGCCAGGAGTGGACATTCACGCTCTATGACTTTGACAACAGTGGGAAGGTCACCAGGGAG GACATGTCCAGTCTGATGCACACCATCTACGAGGTCGTCGGTGCCTCCGTCAACCACTCTTCAGGCAGTAGCAAGGCCCTCCGTGTGAAGCTGACCGTCAGCCCTGAGCCTGCTAGCAAGAGGAAGGAGTGTCCTCCCGCCAGCCAGG ACTGGGAGCCCAGCCGCAGCCGGACAGAGATCGAGCTTGCTGAGGACGCCCGGGTGGCGGACAAGCGGCTGTCTGCCCACCTCAG gcccctcctctctgccccatGCAGGAGGCCCAGCAcggagccccagccctgccccgtGCAGGGGCCCTACTGCGTGGACGAGAACACCGAGCGCAGAAACCACTACCTGGACCTCGCTGGGATCGAGAACTACACGTCCAAGTCGGGCCCAG GGCTGCCGGAGCAGGCGAGGCAGGCGCCGCAGGGCAGGGCCGCACACCTCCAGAGCAGGTCCCACTCCCAGGGGCCGGACACCCACGCCGCGCATCACCGCAGGTCCCAGGTGCTGACCGACCACACCGTGCCAGTGGCCGAGCCCATGGTGCGGGTCCTGGACATGCAGCCCCGGCTGAAGGGGCAGGAGAAGCAGTTCCTCAGGTCCCCCAAGGGTCCAGGGAAGCCACTGGGGCTGGCGGTCAGCAGCAAGCCGGGGAAGGTCCTCAGCTACTACCTGCCGGCCACCCCGACCCCTCAGGCCACGCAGGATGGCCCCCACCTCCCACAGCCCCCTCCACAGCCCCCACCACAGCCCTTCGGCCACAAGCGGCACCGACAGAAGGGCAGGGAGGGCCCCTCGCCGCTCAAGGCCCCGCACAGCCAGCCTCTGGTGGAGCCGGAGGCTGCGCGGGAACTGCCGCCCATGCCGGGGGCCGAGGCCTGCGTGGCTCCCATGGTCCAGCGACAtgagcaccagcaccagcaccagcaccaccaccaccaccaccaccaccaccacttccTGCCCTCCTAG
- the Nkd2 gene encoding protein naked cuticle homolog 2 isoform X5 yields the protein MGKFQSKHAATACKRRESPEGDSFVVSASASGRKGAEEVERRAGGGVERRAQDKQELPSGDPKDGPFREDQGLLEVALPSKKAEGRECPGQLFGVDAGERAANREGLRGLGRKHLNIDALQCDVSVEEDNRQEWTFTLYDFDNSGKVTREDMSSLMHTIYEVVGASVNHSSGSSKALRVKLTVSPEPASKRKECPPASQDWEPSRSRTEIELAEDARVADKRLSAHLRRPSTEPQPCPVQGPYCVDENTERRNHYLDLAGIENYTSKSGPGLPEQARQAPQGRAAHLQSRSHSQGPDTHAAHHRRSQVLTDHTVPVAEPMVRVLDMQPRLKGQEKQFLRSPKGPGKPLGLAVSSKPGKVLSYYLPATPTPQATQDGPHLPQPPPQPPPQPFGHKRHRQKGREGPSPLKAPHSQPLVEPEAARELPPMPGAEACVAPMVQRHEHQHQHQHHHHHHHHHHFLPS from the exons ATGGGGAAATTTCAGTCCAAGCACG CCGCCACAGCCTGCAAGCGGAGAGAGAGCCCCGAAG GGGACAGCTTCGTGGTGTCTGCGTCCGCGAGCGGCCGCAAAGGCGCGGAGGAGGTGGAGCGGCGCGCTGGCGGCGGCGTGGAGCGCCGCGCACAGGACAAGCAG gAGCTGCCCAGTGGGGACCCCAAGGATGGACCTTTCCGGGAGGACCAGGGTCTCCTAGAAG TAGCTCTCCCCTCCAAGAAGGCCGAGGGCCGCGAGTGCCCAGGACAGCTCTTCGGCGTGGACGCAGGGGAGAGAGCGGCGAATCGCGAGGGCTTGCGAGGACTGGGCAGGAAGCACCTGAATATTGAT GCCCTTCAGTGTGATGTCTCAGTGGAGGAGGACAACCGCCAGGAGTGGACATTCACGCTCTATGACTTTGACAACAGTGGGAAGGTCACCAGGGAG GACATGTCCAGTCTGATGCACACCATCTACGAGGTCGTCGGTGCCTCCGTCAACCACTCTTCAGGCAGTAGCAAGGCCCTCCGTGTGAAGCTGACCGTCAGCCCTGAGCCTGCTAGCAAGAGGAAGGAGTGTCCTCCCGCCAGCCAGG ACTGGGAGCCCAGCCGCAGCCGGACAGAGATCGAGCTTGCTGAGGACGCCCGGGTGGCGGACAAGCGGCTGTCTGCCCACCTCAG GAGGCCCAGCAcggagccccagccctgccccgtGCAGGGGCCCTACTGCGTGGACGAGAACACCGAGCGCAGAAACCACTACCTGGACCTCGCTGGGATCGAGAACTACACGTCCAAGTCGGGCCCAG GGCTGCCGGAGCAGGCGAGGCAGGCGCCGCAGGGCAGGGCCGCACACCTCCAGAGCAGGTCCCACTCCCAGGGGCCGGACACCCACGCCGCGCATCACCGCAGGTCCCAGGTGCTGACCGACCACACCGTGCCAGTGGCCGAGCCCATGGTGCGGGTCCTGGACATGCAGCCCCGGCTGAAGGGGCAGGAGAAGCAGTTCCTCAGGTCCCCCAAGGGTCCAGGGAAGCCACTGGGGCTGGCGGTCAGCAGCAAGCCGGGGAAGGTCCTCAGCTACTACCTGCCGGCCACCCCGACCCCTCAGGCCACGCAGGATGGCCCCCACCTCCCACAGCCCCCTCCACAGCCCCCACCACAGCCCTTCGGCCACAAGCGGCACCGACAGAAGGGCAGGGAGGGCCCCTCGCCGCTCAAGGCCCCGCACAGCCAGCCTCTGGTGGAGCCGGAGGCTGCGCGGGAACTGCCGCCCATGCCGGGGGCCGAGGCCTGCGTGGCTCCCATGGTCCAGCGACAtgagcaccagcaccagcaccagcaccaccaccaccaccaccaccaccaccacttccTGCCCTCCTAG
- the Nkd2 gene encoding protein naked cuticle homolog 2 isoform X6: MGKFQSKHGDSFVVSASASGRKGAEEVERRAGGGVERRAQDKQELPSGDPKDGPFREDQGLLEVALPSKKAEGRECPGQLFGVDAGERAANREGLRGLGRKHLNIDQALQCDVSVEEDNRQEWTFTLYDFDNSGKVTREDMSSLMHTIYEVVGASVNHSSGSSKALRVKLTVSPEPASKRKECPPASQDWEPSRSRTEIELAEDARVADKRLSAHLRPLLSAPCRRPSTEPQPCPVQGPYCVDENTERRNHYLDLAGIENYTSKSGPGLPEQARQAPQGRAAHLQSRSHSQGPDTHAAHHRRSQVLTDHTVPVAEPMVRVLDMQPRLKGQEKQFLRSPKGPGKPLGLAVSSKPGKVLSYYLPATPTPQATQDGPHLPQPPPQPPPQPFGHKRHRQKGREGPSPLKAPHSQPLVEPEAARELPPMPGAEACVAPMVQRHEHQHQHQHHHHHHHHHHFLPS, translated from the exons ATGGGGAAATTTCAGTCCAAGCACG GGGACAGCTTCGTGGTGTCTGCGTCCGCGAGCGGCCGCAAAGGCGCGGAGGAGGTGGAGCGGCGCGCTGGCGGCGGCGTGGAGCGCCGCGCACAGGACAAGCAG gAGCTGCCCAGTGGGGACCCCAAGGATGGACCTTTCCGGGAGGACCAGGGTCTCCTAGAAG TAGCTCTCCCCTCCAAGAAGGCCGAGGGCCGCGAGTGCCCAGGACAGCTCTTCGGCGTGGACGCAGGGGAGAGAGCGGCGAATCGCGAGGGCTTGCGAGGACTGGGCAGGAAGCACCTGAATATTGAT CAGGCCCTTCAGTGTGATGTCTCAGTGGAGGAGGACAACCGCCAGGAGTGGACATTCACGCTCTATGACTTTGACAACAGTGGGAAGGTCACCAGGGAG GACATGTCCAGTCTGATGCACACCATCTACGAGGTCGTCGGTGCCTCCGTCAACCACTCTTCAGGCAGTAGCAAGGCCCTCCGTGTGAAGCTGACCGTCAGCCCTGAGCCTGCTAGCAAGAGGAAGGAGTGTCCTCCCGCCAGCCAGG ACTGGGAGCCCAGCCGCAGCCGGACAGAGATCGAGCTTGCTGAGGACGCCCGGGTGGCGGACAAGCGGCTGTCTGCCCACCTCAG gcccctcctctctgccccatGCAGGAGGCCCAGCAcggagccccagccctgccccgtGCAGGGGCCCTACTGCGTGGACGAGAACACCGAGCGCAGAAACCACTACCTGGACCTCGCTGGGATCGAGAACTACACGTCCAAGTCGGGCCCAG GGCTGCCGGAGCAGGCGAGGCAGGCGCCGCAGGGCAGGGCCGCACACCTCCAGAGCAGGTCCCACTCCCAGGGGCCGGACACCCACGCCGCGCATCACCGCAGGTCCCAGGTGCTGACCGACCACACCGTGCCAGTGGCCGAGCCCATGGTGCGGGTCCTGGACATGCAGCCCCGGCTGAAGGGGCAGGAGAAGCAGTTCCTCAGGTCCCCCAAGGGTCCAGGGAAGCCACTGGGGCTGGCGGTCAGCAGCAAGCCGGGGAAGGTCCTCAGCTACTACCTGCCGGCCACCCCGACCCCTCAGGCCACGCAGGATGGCCCCCACCTCCCACAGCCCCCTCCACAGCCCCCACCACAGCCCTTCGGCCACAAGCGGCACCGACAGAAGGGCAGGGAGGGCCCCTCGCCGCTCAAGGCCCCGCACAGCCAGCCTCTGGTGGAGCCGGAGGCTGCGCGGGAACTGCCGCCCATGCCGGGGGCCGAGGCCTGCGTGGCTCCCATGGTCCAGCGACAtgagcaccagcaccagcaccagcaccaccaccaccaccaccaccaccaccacttccTGCCCTCCTAG
- the Nkd2 gene encoding protein naked cuticle homolog 2 isoform X3, which produces MGKFQSKHAATACKRRESPEGDSFVVSASASGRKGAEEVERRAGGGVERRAQDKQELPSGDPKDGPFREDQGLLEALPSKKAEGRECPGQLFGVDAGERAANREGLRGLGRKHLNIDQALQCDVSVEEDNRQEWTFTLYDFDNSGKVTREDMSSLMHTIYEVVGASVNHSSGSSKALRVKLTVSPEPASKRKECPPASQDWEPSRSRTEIELAEDARVADKRLSAHLRPLLSAPCRRPSTEPQPCPVQGPYCVDENTERRNHYLDLAGIENYTSKSGPGLPEQARQAPQGRAAHLQSRSHSQGPDTHAAHHRRSQVLTDHTVPVAEPMVRVLDMQPRLKGQEKQFLRSPKGPGKPLGLAVSSKPGKVLSYYLPATPTPQATQDGPHLPQPPPQPPPQPFGHKRHRQKGREGPSPLKAPHSQPLVEPEAARELPPMPGAEACVAPMVQRHEHQHQHQHHHHHHHHHHFLPS; this is translated from the exons ATGGGGAAATTTCAGTCCAAGCACG CCGCCACAGCCTGCAAGCGGAGAGAGAGCCCCGAAG GGGACAGCTTCGTGGTGTCTGCGTCCGCGAGCGGCCGCAAAGGCGCGGAGGAGGTGGAGCGGCGCGCTGGCGGCGGCGTGGAGCGCCGCGCACAGGACAAGCAG gAGCTGCCCAGTGGGGACCCCAAGGATGGACCTTTCCGGGAGGACCAGGGTCTCCTAGAAG CTCTCCCCTCCAAGAAGGCCGAGGGCCGCGAGTGCCCAGGACAGCTCTTCGGCGTGGACGCAGGGGAGAGAGCGGCGAATCGCGAGGGCTTGCGAGGACTGGGCAGGAAGCACCTGAATATTGAT CAGGCCCTTCAGTGTGATGTCTCAGTGGAGGAGGACAACCGCCAGGAGTGGACATTCACGCTCTATGACTTTGACAACAGTGGGAAGGTCACCAGGGAG GACATGTCCAGTCTGATGCACACCATCTACGAGGTCGTCGGTGCCTCCGTCAACCACTCTTCAGGCAGTAGCAAGGCCCTCCGTGTGAAGCTGACCGTCAGCCCTGAGCCTGCTAGCAAGAGGAAGGAGTGTCCTCCCGCCAGCCAGG ACTGGGAGCCCAGCCGCAGCCGGACAGAGATCGAGCTTGCTGAGGACGCCCGGGTGGCGGACAAGCGGCTGTCTGCCCACCTCAG gcccctcctctctgccccatGCAGGAGGCCCAGCAcggagccccagccctgccccgtGCAGGGGCCCTACTGCGTGGACGAGAACACCGAGCGCAGAAACCACTACCTGGACCTCGCTGGGATCGAGAACTACACGTCCAAGTCGGGCCCAG GGCTGCCGGAGCAGGCGAGGCAGGCGCCGCAGGGCAGGGCCGCACACCTCCAGAGCAGGTCCCACTCCCAGGGGCCGGACACCCACGCCGCGCATCACCGCAGGTCCCAGGTGCTGACCGACCACACCGTGCCAGTGGCCGAGCCCATGGTGCGGGTCCTGGACATGCAGCCCCGGCTGAAGGGGCAGGAGAAGCAGTTCCTCAGGTCCCCCAAGGGTCCAGGGAAGCCACTGGGGCTGGCGGTCAGCAGCAAGCCGGGGAAGGTCCTCAGCTACTACCTGCCGGCCACCCCGACCCCTCAGGCCACGCAGGATGGCCCCCACCTCCCACAGCCCCCTCCACAGCCCCCACCACAGCCCTTCGGCCACAAGCGGCACCGACAGAAGGGCAGGGAGGGCCCCTCGCCGCTCAAGGCCCCGCACAGCCAGCCTCTGGTGGAGCCGGAGGCTGCGCGGGAACTGCCGCCCATGCCGGGGGCCGAGGCCTGCGTGGCTCCCATGGTCCAGCGACAtgagcaccagcaccagcaccagcaccaccaccaccaccaccaccaccaccacttccTGCCCTCCTAG
- the Nkd2 gene encoding protein naked cuticle homolog 2 isoform X7: MGKFQSKHGDSFVVSASASGRKGAEEVERRAGGGVERRAQDKQELPSGDPKDGPFREDQGLLEVALPSKKAEGRECPGQLFGVDAGERAANREGLRGLGRKHLNIDALQCDVSVEEDNRQEWTFTLYDFDNSGKVTREDMSSLMHTIYEVVGASVNHSSGSSKALRVKLTVSPEPASKRKECPPASQDWEPSRSRTEIELAEDARVADKRLSAHLRRPSTEPQPCPVQGPYCVDENTERRNHYLDLAGIENYTSKSGPGLPEQARQAPQGRAAHLQSRSHSQGPDTHAAHHRRSQVLTDHTVPVAEPMVRVLDMQPRLKGQEKQFLRSPKGPGKPLGLAVSSKPGKVLSYYLPATPTPQATQDGPHLPQPPPQPPPQPFGHKRHRQKGREGPSPLKAPHSQPLVEPEAARELPPMPGAEACVAPMVQRHEHQHQHQHHHHHHHHHHFLPS; this comes from the exons ATGGGGAAATTTCAGTCCAAGCACG GGGACAGCTTCGTGGTGTCTGCGTCCGCGAGCGGCCGCAAAGGCGCGGAGGAGGTGGAGCGGCGCGCTGGCGGCGGCGTGGAGCGCCGCGCACAGGACAAGCAG gAGCTGCCCAGTGGGGACCCCAAGGATGGACCTTTCCGGGAGGACCAGGGTCTCCTAGAAG TAGCTCTCCCCTCCAAGAAGGCCGAGGGCCGCGAGTGCCCAGGACAGCTCTTCGGCGTGGACGCAGGGGAGAGAGCGGCGAATCGCGAGGGCTTGCGAGGACTGGGCAGGAAGCACCTGAATATTGAT GCCCTTCAGTGTGATGTCTCAGTGGAGGAGGACAACCGCCAGGAGTGGACATTCACGCTCTATGACTTTGACAACAGTGGGAAGGTCACCAGGGAG GACATGTCCAGTCTGATGCACACCATCTACGAGGTCGTCGGTGCCTCCGTCAACCACTCTTCAGGCAGTAGCAAGGCCCTCCGTGTGAAGCTGACCGTCAGCCCTGAGCCTGCTAGCAAGAGGAAGGAGTGTCCTCCCGCCAGCCAGG ACTGGGAGCCCAGCCGCAGCCGGACAGAGATCGAGCTTGCTGAGGACGCCCGGGTGGCGGACAAGCGGCTGTCTGCCCACCTCAG GAGGCCCAGCAcggagccccagccctgccccgtGCAGGGGCCCTACTGCGTGGACGAGAACACCGAGCGCAGAAACCACTACCTGGACCTCGCTGGGATCGAGAACTACACGTCCAAGTCGGGCCCAG GGCTGCCGGAGCAGGCGAGGCAGGCGCCGCAGGGCAGGGCCGCACACCTCCAGAGCAGGTCCCACTCCCAGGGGCCGGACACCCACGCCGCGCATCACCGCAGGTCCCAGGTGCTGACCGACCACACCGTGCCAGTGGCCGAGCCCATGGTGCGGGTCCTGGACATGCAGCCCCGGCTGAAGGGGCAGGAGAAGCAGTTCCTCAGGTCCCCCAAGGGTCCAGGGAAGCCACTGGGGCTGGCGGTCAGCAGCAAGCCGGGGAAGGTCCTCAGCTACTACCTGCCGGCCACCCCGACCCCTCAGGCCACGCAGGATGGCCCCCACCTCCCACAGCCCCCTCCACAGCCCCCACCACAGCCCTTCGGCCACAAGCGGCACCGACAGAAGGGCAGGGAGGGCCCCTCGCCGCTCAAGGCCCCGCACAGCCAGCCTCTGGTGGAGCCGGAGGCTGCGCGGGAACTGCCGCCCATGCCGGGGGCCGAGGCCTGCGTGGCTCCCATGGTCCAGCGACAtgagcaccagcaccagcaccagcaccaccaccaccaccaccaccaccaccacttccTGCCCTCCTAG